A genomic window from Glycine soja cultivar W05 chromosome 10, ASM419377v2, whole genome shotgun sequence includes:
- the LOC114369467 gene encoding CLIP-associated protein-like isoform X1 translates to MEEALELARAKDAKERMAGVERLHEVLEASRRSLSSGEVTSLVDCCLDLLKDSSFKVSQGALQALDSAAVRAGDHFKLHFNALVPAVVDRLGDAKQPVRDAARRLLLTLMEVSSPTIIVERAGSFAWTSRSWRVREEFARTVTSAIGLFSSTELPLQRAILPPILQLLNDLNPAVREAAILCIEEMYTQAGSQFRDELQRHNLPSSLVKAINARLEGIQPNVCSSDGISSGYNAGEIKPVGVNPKKSSPKHKSSSRETSLFGGEGDATEKLIDPIKVYSEKELIREIDKIASTLVPEKDWSIRIAAMQRIEGLVLGGAADYPCFFGLLKQLVGPLSTQLSDRRSSIVKQACHLLCFLSKDFLGDFEACAELFIPVLLKLVVITVLVIAESADNCIKMMLHNCKVARVLPRIADCAKNDRNAVLRARCCDYALLILEHWPDAAEVQRSADLYEDMIRCCVSDAMSEVRSTARMCYRMFAKTWPERSRRLFSSFDPAIQRLINEEDGGMHRRHASPSVCDRGALMSITTQASAPSNLTGYGTSAIVAMDRSSSLSSGTSIASGVLSQAKSLGKGTERSLESVLHASKQKVTAIESMLRGLDLFDKHGSSALRSSSLDLGVDPPSSRDPPFPAAVTASNHLTSSLTTESTASGANKASNRNGGLGMSDIITQIQASKDSGRLSYNTNVGIEPLSTFSSYSSKRVTEKLQERGSIDENSDMRETRCYMNPNIDRQCMDTHYRDGNYRDSQHSYVPNFQRPLLRKNVAGRVTTGSRRSFDDSQLSLGEKSNYVDGPASLHEALSEGLSSGSDWSARVAAFNYLHSLLQQGQKGIQEVVQNFEKVMKLFFQHLDDPHHKVAQAALSTLGDIILAFRKPFEGYMERMLPHVFSRLIDPKELVRQACSMNLEVVSKTYSIDSLLPALLRSLDEQRSPKAKLAVIEFAISSFNKHAMNPEGAANIGILKLWLAKLVPLVHDKNTKLKEAAITCIISVYSHFDSSAVLNFILSLSVDEQNSLRRALKQRTPRIEVDLMNYLQNKKERRSKSSYDPSDVVGASSEEGYVGLSRKAHYIGRYSAGSLDSDGSRKWSSQDSALIKGSIGQAVSDETEEHTDSNSGVYGFKTKDLAYTANSMGQNFGLQTSHRHVNSSMNFEGLSSDLDVNGLMSSEHLNITEDFGPDKEHPSELNHNHQSAEDVNVNYMTDTGPSIPQILHMICSGGDGSPISSKQTALQQLVEVSIANEHSIWTLYFNQILTVVLEVLDDSDSSIREHALSLIVEMLKNQKDAMENSVEIVVEKLLNVTKDIVPKVSNEAEHCLTIVLSQNDPFRCLSVIVPLLVTEDEKTLVTCINCLTKLVGRLSQEEVMAQLPSFLPALFEAFGNQSADVRKTVVFCLVDIYIMLGKAFLPYLEGLNSTQLKLVTIYANRISQARTRKSIDTTHD, encoded by the exons ATGGAGGAAGCGCTCGAGCTCGCACGCGCGAAGGACGCGAAGGAGCGCATGGCGGGCGTGGAGCGCCTCCACGAGGTGCTGGAAGCTTCCAGAAGGAGCCTCAGCTCCGGTGAGGTCACTTCTCTCGTCGATTGCTGCTTGGATCTCTTGAAGGACAGCAGCTTCAAGGTCTCGCAGGGCGCGCTCCAGGCTCTCGACTCCGCCGCCGTGCGCGCCGGTGACCACTTCAAGCTCCACTTCAACGCGCTGGTCCCTGCCGTCGTCGACCGCCTCGGCGACGCCAAGCAGCCCGTCCGCGACGCCGCCAGGCGGCTCCTTCTCACTCTCATGGAG gTTTCATCTCCTACAATAATTGTTGAAAGAGCAGGGTCCTTTGCTTGGACAAGCAGAAGCTGGAGAGTCAGAGAGGAATTTGCACGAACAGTCACATCTGCAATTGGTCTATTTTCATCTACTGAGCTTCCCCTTCAACGTGCTATTCTTCCTCCT ATTTTGCAGTTGCTGAATGATCTGAATCCTGCTGTTAGGGAAGCAGCTATTTTGTGTATTGAG gAAATGTATACACAAGCTGGGTCCCAATTTCGTGATGAACTTCAGCGCCACAATCTCCCTTCATCTTTG GTGAAAGCTATTAATGCTAGGCTAGAGGGAATTCAACCAAATGTTTGCTCTTCAGATGGTATTTCTAGCGGTTATAATGCTGGGGAAATTAAGCCTGTGGGTGTTAATCCCAAGAAAAGTAGTCCAAAGCATAAAAGTTCATCAAGGGAGACCTCTCTTTTTGGAG GAGAAGGTGATGCCACAGAGAAACTCATAGACCCCATCAAGGTGTATTCAGAGAAGGAGTTAATCAGAGAAATTGATAAGATTGCTTCTACCCTTGTACCAGAAAAGGACTGGTCAATTCGTATTGCTGCCATGCAAAGAATTGAAGGTCTTGTTTTGGGAG GTGCTGCTGATTATCCATGTTTCTTTGGACTCCTGAAGCAGCTTGTTGGACCTTTAAGCACACAATTGTCAGATCGAAGGTCAAGCATTGTGAAGCAG GCTTGCCATCTATTATGCTTTTTGTCGAAGGACTTCTTGGGTGATTTTGAAGCATGTGCTGAATTGTTCATACCA GTCCTTTTGAAGCTGGTTGTGATTACTGTGCTTGTAATTGCAGAATCTGCGGACAACTGCATAAAAATG ATGTTGCACAACTGCAAAGTAGCTCGTGTGCTTCCTCGGATAGCTGATTGTGCCAAAAATGATCGTAATGCTGTTCTACGTGCAAG GTGTTGTGATTATGCTCTTTTGATATTAGAACATTGGCCTGATGCAGCAGAAGTACAACGATCGGCTGATCTATATGAGGATATGATAAGGTGCTGTGTTTCAGATGCAATGAGTGAG GTGCGGTCGACTGCAAGGATGTGTTACAGAATGTTTGCAAAGACTTGGCCAGAACGTTCCCGTCGCCTGTTTTCATCATTTGACCCTGCTATTCAAAGG TTAATCAACGAAGAGGATGGAGGAATGCATAGGCGACATGCATCACCTTCTGTTTGTGATAGAGGTGCACTGATGTCAATAACTACTCAAGCTTCAGCACCCTCTAATCTAACTGGTTATGGAACTTCTGCTATTGTTGCAATGGACCGAAGTTCAAGTTTATCATCGGGGACTTCTATCGCCTCTGGTGTTCTTTCACAAGCCAAGTCACTTGGTAAAGGTACTGAACGTAGTTTGGAAAGTGTGTTGCATGCAAGCAAACAGAAGGTCACTGCTATTGAAAGCATGCTTAGGGGTTTGGATTTGTTTGATAAACATGGTTCATCTGCTCTCCGGTCATCGAGCTTGGATCTAG GAGTTGACCCTCCCTCATCTCGTGATCCACCATTCCCTGCTGCTGTCACAGCATCTAATCATCTAACTAGCTCTTTAACGACAGAATCAACTGCATCTGGTGCCAATAAAGCTAGTAACCGAAATGGTGGTTTGGGTATGTCTGACATAATCACCCAAATTCAAGCTTCCAAAGATTCTGGCAGGTTATCGTATAATACTAATGTTGGTATTGAGCCTTTATCAACGTTCTCATCATACTCAAGTAAAAGGGTTACTGAAAAGTTGCAAGAGAGAGGTTCTATTGATGAAAACAGTGACATGAGGGAGACTAGATGCTATATGAATCCCAACATAGATAGGCAGTGTATGGATACCCATTATAGAGATGGCAACTATAGGGATTCACAGCATAGTTATGTGCCTAATTTCCAGAGGCCACTATTGAGAAAGAATGTAGCTGGACGTGTGACTACTGGCAGCAggaggagttttgatgatagcCAATTATCTCTTGGAGAGAAGTCAAACTATGTAGATGGCCCAGCATCTCTTCATGAAGCTCTGAGTGAAGGACTTAGCTCAGGTTCTGACTGGTCTGCTAGGGTTGCTGCCTTTAATTATCTTCACTCTTTATTGCAGCAAGGCCAAAAGGGAATTCAAGAAGTAGTCCAGAATTTTGAGAAGGTAATGAAGTTGTTTTTTCAGCACTTGGATGATCCCCATCATAAAGTTGCACAGGCTGCTCTCTCCACACTTGGAGATATTATTCTGGCATTCCGAAAGCCCTTTGAAGGTTACATGGAACGAATGTTACCCCATGTGTTTTCTCGGTTAATTGACCCCAAAGAGCTAGTTAGGCAAGCATGCTCAATGAATTTGGAAGTTGTTAGCAAAACATACAGCATAGATTCTCTCCTACCTGCATTGCTACGATCACTAGATGAACAAAGGTCACCAAAGGCAAAATTGGCTGTTATTGAGTTTGCAATAAGTTCGTTTAATAAGCATGCAATGAATCCAGAAGGTGCTGCTAATATTGGCATCCTAAAATTATGGCTTGCCAAGTTAGTCCCATTGGTtcatgataaaaatacaaaacttaAAGAAGCAGCTATTACATGCATTATATCAGTATACTCTCACTTTGATTCATCTGCagttttgaattttattcttAGTTTGTCAGTTGATGAACAAAATTCTTTGAGACGAGCCCTTAAGCAGCGCACCCCTCGCATTGAAGTAGACTTGATGAATTATCTGCAAAACAAGAAAGAGCGACGTTCTAAGTCTTCCTATGATCCATCTGATGTTGTGGGAGCATCCTCTGAAGAGGGATATGTTGGTTTGTCAAGGAAAGCTCATTATATTGGAAGATATTCTGCTGGTTCACTAGATAGTGATGGTAGCAGGAAGTGGAGTTCCCAAGATTCTGCCCTGATTAAAGGCAGTATTGGCCAAGCAGTTTCTGATGAAACTGAAGAACACACTGATTCTAATAGTGGTGTTTATGGTTTCAAAACTAAAGATCTTGCTTACACAGCCAATTCAATGGGTCAAAACTTTGGCTTACAAACTAGCCACAGACATGTGAACAGTAGCATGAATTTTGAAGGTCTATCATCTGATCTGGATGTTAATGGTCTGATGTCATCAGAACATTTAAATATTACTGAAGACTTTGGACCCGACAAAGAACATCCTTCGGAATTGAACCATAATCATCAGTCAGCTGAAGATGTGAACGTAAACTACATGACAGACACTGGACCCAGTATTCCCCAGATTCTTCATATG ATATGCAGTGGGGGTGATGGAAGCCCTATTTCAAGCAAGCAGACTGCACTTCAACAGCTAGTTGAAGTGTCTATAGCCAATGAACATTCTATTTGGACTCTg TACTTCAATCAGATTTTGACAGTTGTGCTTGAGGTGCTGGATGATTCAGATTCCTCAATCAGAGAGCATGCTCTATCTCTGATAGTTGAAATGCTTAAAAATCAG AAAGATGCCATGGAAAATTCAGTTGAGATTGTTGTTGAAAAGCTGCTTAATGTTACAAAGGATATTGTTCCCAAG GTCTCAAATGAAGCAGAGCACTGCCTCACCATTGTTTTATCTCAGAATGATCCATTCAGATGTTTAAGT GTTATTGTCCCTCTACTGGTTACCGAGGATGAGAAAACTCTTGTTACTTGCATAAATTGCTTGACAAAG CTTGTGGGGAGGCTCTCTCAGGAGGAAGTGATGGCTCAGTTACCTTCTTTCCTGCCTGCTTTGTTTGAAGCTTTTGGAAACCAGAGTGCTGATGTTCGCAAG
- the LOC114369467 gene encoding CLIP-associated protein-like isoform X2, with protein sequence MEEALELARAKDAKERMAGVERLHEVLEASRRSLSSGEVTSLVDCCLDLLKDSSFKVSQGALQALDSAAVRAGDHFKLHFNALVPAVVDRLGDAKQPVRDAARRLLLTLMEVSSPTIIVERAGSFAWTSRSWRVREEFARTVTSAIGLFSSTELPLQRAILPPILQLLNDLNPAVREAAILCIEEMYTQAGSQFRDELQRHNLPSSLVKAINARLEGIQPNVCSSDGISSGYNAGEIKPVGVNPKKSSPKHKSSSRETSLFGGEGDATEKLIDPIKVYSEKELIREIDKIASTLVPEKDWSIRIAAMQRIEGLVLGGAADYPCFFGLLKQLVGPLSTQLSDRRSSIVKQACHLLCFLSKDFLGDFEACAELFIPVLLKLVVITVLVIAESADNCIKMMLHNCKVARVLPRIADCAKNDRNAVLRARCCDYALLILEHWPDAAEVQRSADLYEDMIRCCVSDAMSEVRSTARMCYRMFAKTWPERSRRLFSSFDPAIQRLINEEDGGMHRRHASPSVCDRGALMSITTQASAPSNLTGYGTSAIVAMDRSSSLSSGTSIASGVLSQAKSLGKGTERSLESVLHASKQKVTAIESMLRGLDLFDKHGSSALRSSSLDLGVDPPSSRDPPFPAAVTASNHLTSSLTTESTASGANKASNRNGGLGMSDIITQIQASKDSGRLSYNTNVGIEPLSTFSSYSSKRVTEKLQERGSIDENSDMRETRCYMNPNIDRQCMDTHYRDGNYRDSQHSYVPNFQRPLLRKNVAGRVTTGSRRSFDDSQLSLGEKSNYVDGPASLHEALSEGLSSGSDWSARVAAFNYLHSLLQQGQKGIQEVVQNFEKVMKLFFQHLDDPHHKVAQAALSTLGDIILAFRKPFEGYMERMLPHVFSRLIDPKELVRQACSMNLEVVSKTYSIDSLLPALLRSLDEQRSPKAKLAVIEFAISSFNKHAMNPEGAANIGILKLWLAKLVPLVHDKNTKLKEAAITCIISVYSHFDSSAVLNFILSLSVDEQNSLRRALKQRTPRIEVDLMNYLQNKKERRSKSSYDPSDVVGASSEEGYVGLSRKAHYIGRYSAGSLDSDGSRKWSSQDSALIKGSIGQAVSDETEEHTDSNSGVYGFKTKDLAYTANSMGQNFGLQTSHRHVNSSMNFEGLSSDLDVNGLMSSEHLNITEDFGPDKEHPSELNHNHQSAEDVNVNYMTDTGPSIPQILHMICSGGDGSPISSKQTALQQLVEVSIANEHSIWTLYFNQILTVVLEVLDDSDSSIREHALSLIVEMLKNQKDAMENSVEIVVEKLLNVTKDIVPKVSNEAEHCLTIVLSQNDPFRCLSVIVPLLVTEDEKTLVTCINCLTKLVGRLSQEEVMAQLPSFLPALFEAFGNQSADVRKGGGWLSFLTA encoded by the exons ATGGAGGAAGCGCTCGAGCTCGCACGCGCGAAGGACGCGAAGGAGCGCATGGCGGGCGTGGAGCGCCTCCACGAGGTGCTGGAAGCTTCCAGAAGGAGCCTCAGCTCCGGTGAGGTCACTTCTCTCGTCGATTGCTGCTTGGATCTCTTGAAGGACAGCAGCTTCAAGGTCTCGCAGGGCGCGCTCCAGGCTCTCGACTCCGCCGCCGTGCGCGCCGGTGACCACTTCAAGCTCCACTTCAACGCGCTGGTCCCTGCCGTCGTCGACCGCCTCGGCGACGCCAAGCAGCCCGTCCGCGACGCCGCCAGGCGGCTCCTTCTCACTCTCATGGAG gTTTCATCTCCTACAATAATTGTTGAAAGAGCAGGGTCCTTTGCTTGGACAAGCAGAAGCTGGAGAGTCAGAGAGGAATTTGCACGAACAGTCACATCTGCAATTGGTCTATTTTCATCTACTGAGCTTCCCCTTCAACGTGCTATTCTTCCTCCT ATTTTGCAGTTGCTGAATGATCTGAATCCTGCTGTTAGGGAAGCAGCTATTTTGTGTATTGAG gAAATGTATACACAAGCTGGGTCCCAATTTCGTGATGAACTTCAGCGCCACAATCTCCCTTCATCTTTG GTGAAAGCTATTAATGCTAGGCTAGAGGGAATTCAACCAAATGTTTGCTCTTCAGATGGTATTTCTAGCGGTTATAATGCTGGGGAAATTAAGCCTGTGGGTGTTAATCCCAAGAAAAGTAGTCCAAAGCATAAAAGTTCATCAAGGGAGACCTCTCTTTTTGGAG GAGAAGGTGATGCCACAGAGAAACTCATAGACCCCATCAAGGTGTATTCAGAGAAGGAGTTAATCAGAGAAATTGATAAGATTGCTTCTACCCTTGTACCAGAAAAGGACTGGTCAATTCGTATTGCTGCCATGCAAAGAATTGAAGGTCTTGTTTTGGGAG GTGCTGCTGATTATCCATGTTTCTTTGGACTCCTGAAGCAGCTTGTTGGACCTTTAAGCACACAATTGTCAGATCGAAGGTCAAGCATTGTGAAGCAG GCTTGCCATCTATTATGCTTTTTGTCGAAGGACTTCTTGGGTGATTTTGAAGCATGTGCTGAATTGTTCATACCA GTCCTTTTGAAGCTGGTTGTGATTACTGTGCTTGTAATTGCAGAATCTGCGGACAACTGCATAAAAATG ATGTTGCACAACTGCAAAGTAGCTCGTGTGCTTCCTCGGATAGCTGATTGTGCCAAAAATGATCGTAATGCTGTTCTACGTGCAAG GTGTTGTGATTATGCTCTTTTGATATTAGAACATTGGCCTGATGCAGCAGAAGTACAACGATCGGCTGATCTATATGAGGATATGATAAGGTGCTGTGTTTCAGATGCAATGAGTGAG GTGCGGTCGACTGCAAGGATGTGTTACAGAATGTTTGCAAAGACTTGGCCAGAACGTTCCCGTCGCCTGTTTTCATCATTTGACCCTGCTATTCAAAGG TTAATCAACGAAGAGGATGGAGGAATGCATAGGCGACATGCATCACCTTCTGTTTGTGATAGAGGTGCACTGATGTCAATAACTACTCAAGCTTCAGCACCCTCTAATCTAACTGGTTATGGAACTTCTGCTATTGTTGCAATGGACCGAAGTTCAAGTTTATCATCGGGGACTTCTATCGCCTCTGGTGTTCTTTCACAAGCCAAGTCACTTGGTAAAGGTACTGAACGTAGTTTGGAAAGTGTGTTGCATGCAAGCAAACAGAAGGTCACTGCTATTGAAAGCATGCTTAGGGGTTTGGATTTGTTTGATAAACATGGTTCATCTGCTCTCCGGTCATCGAGCTTGGATCTAG GAGTTGACCCTCCCTCATCTCGTGATCCACCATTCCCTGCTGCTGTCACAGCATCTAATCATCTAACTAGCTCTTTAACGACAGAATCAACTGCATCTGGTGCCAATAAAGCTAGTAACCGAAATGGTGGTTTGGGTATGTCTGACATAATCACCCAAATTCAAGCTTCCAAAGATTCTGGCAGGTTATCGTATAATACTAATGTTGGTATTGAGCCTTTATCAACGTTCTCATCATACTCAAGTAAAAGGGTTACTGAAAAGTTGCAAGAGAGAGGTTCTATTGATGAAAACAGTGACATGAGGGAGACTAGATGCTATATGAATCCCAACATAGATAGGCAGTGTATGGATACCCATTATAGAGATGGCAACTATAGGGATTCACAGCATAGTTATGTGCCTAATTTCCAGAGGCCACTATTGAGAAAGAATGTAGCTGGACGTGTGACTACTGGCAGCAggaggagttttgatgatagcCAATTATCTCTTGGAGAGAAGTCAAACTATGTAGATGGCCCAGCATCTCTTCATGAAGCTCTGAGTGAAGGACTTAGCTCAGGTTCTGACTGGTCTGCTAGGGTTGCTGCCTTTAATTATCTTCACTCTTTATTGCAGCAAGGCCAAAAGGGAATTCAAGAAGTAGTCCAGAATTTTGAGAAGGTAATGAAGTTGTTTTTTCAGCACTTGGATGATCCCCATCATAAAGTTGCACAGGCTGCTCTCTCCACACTTGGAGATATTATTCTGGCATTCCGAAAGCCCTTTGAAGGTTACATGGAACGAATGTTACCCCATGTGTTTTCTCGGTTAATTGACCCCAAAGAGCTAGTTAGGCAAGCATGCTCAATGAATTTGGAAGTTGTTAGCAAAACATACAGCATAGATTCTCTCCTACCTGCATTGCTACGATCACTAGATGAACAAAGGTCACCAAAGGCAAAATTGGCTGTTATTGAGTTTGCAATAAGTTCGTTTAATAAGCATGCAATGAATCCAGAAGGTGCTGCTAATATTGGCATCCTAAAATTATGGCTTGCCAAGTTAGTCCCATTGGTtcatgataaaaatacaaaacttaAAGAAGCAGCTATTACATGCATTATATCAGTATACTCTCACTTTGATTCATCTGCagttttgaattttattcttAGTTTGTCAGTTGATGAACAAAATTCTTTGAGACGAGCCCTTAAGCAGCGCACCCCTCGCATTGAAGTAGACTTGATGAATTATCTGCAAAACAAGAAAGAGCGACGTTCTAAGTCTTCCTATGATCCATCTGATGTTGTGGGAGCATCCTCTGAAGAGGGATATGTTGGTTTGTCAAGGAAAGCTCATTATATTGGAAGATATTCTGCTGGTTCACTAGATAGTGATGGTAGCAGGAAGTGGAGTTCCCAAGATTCTGCCCTGATTAAAGGCAGTATTGGCCAAGCAGTTTCTGATGAAACTGAAGAACACACTGATTCTAATAGTGGTGTTTATGGTTTCAAAACTAAAGATCTTGCTTACACAGCCAATTCAATGGGTCAAAACTTTGGCTTACAAACTAGCCACAGACATGTGAACAGTAGCATGAATTTTGAAGGTCTATCATCTGATCTGGATGTTAATGGTCTGATGTCATCAGAACATTTAAATATTACTGAAGACTTTGGACCCGACAAAGAACATCCTTCGGAATTGAACCATAATCATCAGTCAGCTGAAGATGTGAACGTAAACTACATGACAGACACTGGACCCAGTATTCCCCAGATTCTTCATATG ATATGCAGTGGGGGTGATGGAAGCCCTATTTCAAGCAAGCAGACTGCACTTCAACAGCTAGTTGAAGTGTCTATAGCCAATGAACATTCTATTTGGACTCTg TACTTCAATCAGATTTTGACAGTTGTGCTTGAGGTGCTGGATGATTCAGATTCCTCAATCAGAGAGCATGCTCTATCTCTGATAGTTGAAATGCTTAAAAATCAG AAAGATGCCATGGAAAATTCAGTTGAGATTGTTGTTGAAAAGCTGCTTAATGTTACAAAGGATATTGTTCCCAAG GTCTCAAATGAAGCAGAGCACTGCCTCACCATTGTTTTATCTCAGAATGATCCATTCAGATGTTTAAGT GTTATTGTCCCTCTACTGGTTACCGAGGATGAGAAAACTCTTGTTACTTGCATAAATTGCTTGACAAAG CTTGTGGGGAGGCTCTCTCAGGAGGAAGTGATGGCTCAGTTACCTTCTTTCCTGCCTGCTTTGTTTGAAGCTTTTGGAAACCAGAGTGCTGATGTTCGCAAG